ACATGGGCTCATGATGCAGTAGTATATGACGAGAAACCGTTAACCTTTATGCAGGCTTGGCATCAACGAAAGCGTTGGGCACAAGGGCAAGTTGATGTGGCAGGAAGGTATTTCTTCCCCCTTATTCTCAAAGGTATAAAAGAACGGAAGCTTATGTACATTGATGGGGCAATTCATTTGTTTCAGCCTGCCCTGGTAATGATTGCCACTTTTTTTATGCTGACAAATATTATCGATGCTTTCCAACCCCAATACAATGTATTCACATTAGTAATGCCCTGGACAGGGTGGCAGATACTATCCGCTTTCCAATATCTCTATCCAGTAGCTGCCTTGGCCCTTGATCGCTTGCCTTGGCGAGCCTATGTAGGTCTGGTTCTGTATCCGGTTTTCATATATAGCTGGATTCCTATTGTATTTTTAGGTTTTATAAATCGTAAAGACAAGCAATGGTCCCATACTAAGCATACACGTTCTATTAGTATAGAAGAGGTCAATATTAAACAAAAAAAGGCTTCGTCAAATTGACAAAGAGGGGAGGTTTAAGCCTCCCTCTTCGTTTTATTGTGATTATTATTTTTTAGAAAAGAAATTTTTTATATCCCGTAAAAATATGAAAAAAGGCTTTGACACATCGCGTATTTTTGTGTATACTGATAATCGTCAGTTCTCGGGTGATTAGCTCAGTTGGTAGAGCGCCTGCCTTACAAGCAGGATGTCGGCGGTTCGAGCCCGTCATCGCCCACCATACTTTTGGCCCCGTGGTGTAGTGGTTAACATGCCTGCCTGTCACGCAGGAGATCGTCGGTTCAAGTCCGATCGGGGTCGCCATTATCTAAGCCTCGGTAGCTCAGTCGGTAGAGCAGAGGACTGAAAATCCTCGTGTCGGCGGTTCGATTCCGTCCTGAGGCACCACGCGGGTGTAACTCAGTGGTAGAGTGTCACCTTGCCAAGGTGAAAGTCGCGAGTTCGAATCTCGTCACCCGCTCCATAATTATGGCGGCATAGCCAAGTGGTAAGGCAGAGGTCTGCAAAACCTCTATTCCTCAGTTCAAATCTGAGTGCCGCCTCCAAAGTTAACTGCCGATGTGGCGTAACTGGCAGACGCACGGGACTTAAAATCCCGCGGACTAAACATCCGTACCGGTTCGATTCCGGTCATCGGCACCATATGGGTTTGTAGCTCAGCTGGTTAGAGTACCGCGTTGACATCGCGGGGGTCGGAGGTTCGAGTCCTCTCAAACCCACCATATGAAATCTTGGTATTGTTAGTATAAACCTGTCTGTCAACAAAAAAGGCTGCTTGATACCCATTGATGTAGATCAATGGGTATTTAATTGTATAAAACTCTATCGCTGAGAGGTATGTTAATCATCGCGCAGGTCTGGAGTTTTGTAGTTAAAATGATATATTTAAAAGAGCTTTATTAATGATCATGGTAGCGAAGGCGGTGGTTTTATGCATTTAGAAAAGCAAGGCAAGGCGCCGATTTATGAAGCCCTGTTGAAATACAAATCAATGCGGGTGGTACCATTTGATGTGCCGGGACATAAGCAAGGCAAAGGAAACCCTGAACTCACCGAGTTTTTGGGTGAGAAGTGCCTGTCAGTGGATGTTAATTCCATGAAGCCGCTGGATAATCTTGTCCACCCAGTCTCAGTGATTAAAGAGGCTGAAGAACTGGCAGCAGATGCTTTCGGTGCACATCACGCCTTTTTCATGGTTAATGGAACAACATCGGCAGTTCAGGCCATGATCATGAGTGTCTGCAAACGCGGTGAAAAAGTGATCATGCCCCGAAACGTTCACAGAAGTGCTATTAACGCTTTAATCATTAGCGGAGCAATTCCCGTCTATGTGAATCCCGGTGTCAATAAAAAGTTAGGTATACCCTTAGGTATGTCCATTAATGATGTAAAGAAGGCTATTGAAGAGAATCCAGATGCTAAAGCTATCTTTATTAATAATCCTACCTATTATGGTATTTGCTCTGATTTGAAATCAATAACTGAGCTGGCCCATCGCCATGATATGTATGTGCTTGTAGATGAGGCACATGGATCGCACTTTTACTTTGGACCGAATATGCCTGTTAATGCTATGGCTGCAGGGGCGGATATGGCGGCGGTCAGTATGCATAAAACAGGGGGGTCATTAACTCAAAGTTCCTTTCTCTTAAAAGGGGAACGCTTAAGTACTGGCCACGTTCGACAAACAATCAATCTAACCCAGACTACCAGCGGCTCTTATCTCCTGCTGGCGTCGCTGGATATTTCTCGCCGGAATCTGGCTCTTGGCGGTAAAAGCATCTTCGAGAAGGCCACAGCGTTAGCTAATTATGCCCGGGAGGAAATTAATAAAATCGGCGGCTATTACGCGTTTTCTACAGAACTAATTAATGGTGATTCGGTCTATGATTTTGATCAAACGAAGCTCTCTATTCATACTAGAGATATAGGATTGGCTGGTATTGAAGTCTATGATATTTTGAGAGATGACTATGGAATCCAGATCGAGCTGGGTGATATCGGCAATATTCTGGCCATTATTTCCGTTGGCGACCGTGCCTTAGCCCTGGAACGTCTTGTATCTTCCCTCTCTGAAATTAAAAGACTATATATAAGAGATAAATCGGGAATGCTTGATCATGAATACATTAACCCCGAGGTTGTATTGGCACCACAGCAAGCCTTTTATTCCGACCAACGTTCCGTAGCCATTAAAGACAGCATAGGACGTATAAGCGGAGAATTTGTGATGTGTTATCCCCCAGGTATTCCAATTCTGGCTCCGGGAGAACGTATTACGGGGGAAATTATTGACTATATAGCCTATGCAAAAGCTAAAGGCAGTTCCCTGACAGGTACTGAAGATATGTCTATCGAAAACATCAGAGTACTGGAGGAATAACTGATGGAATTATGGTATACGGAAGAACAAACAGACAGTGTTCGCTTTTCCATTAAAGTTGATAAGCCTCTTTATACCGGTAAGAGTGAGTTTCAGAGAATTGATGTCTTTCATTCCAAAGAATTCGGCAATTTTTTCACTCTTGATGGTTTGATAATGGTTACGGAAAAGGATGAATTTATTTATCACGACATGATTGTTCATGTACCTATGGCCACGAACCTGAAGATCAAAAATGTTCTGGTCATTGGTGCCGGGGATGGCGGAACAGTGAGAGAGCTCACTAGGTATGATAGTATTGAAAACATTGATATGGTAGAGATCGACAAAATGGTTGTGGATGTCTGCAGAGAGTATTTTCCTCAAACTACCTGCAAGCTGGATGACCCGAGAGTTCATCTCTATTTTGAGGATGGGTTAAGGTTTATCCGCTCTAAAGAAAACATCTATGATTTAATCATTGTCGATTCTACGGATCCTTTCGGGCCGGGAGAAGGGCTTTTTACTAAAGAATTCTATGGCAACTGTTATAAAGCCTTGAAAGAAGACGGGATTTTAGTTAACCAGCATGAAAGTCCTTATTATGAGGAGTATGCAAAGTCTATGCAAAAAGCCCATAAGCGTATTAAGGAACTCTTTCCCGTCTGCAGAGTTTACCAGGCGCATATACCGAGCTATCCTTCCGGACACTGGTTATTTGGGTTTGCTTCAAAAACCTATGATCCACTGACCGACATTGATGAGCAAGCATGGAATAGCCTTGGTATCAAGACAAAGTACTATAACACTGATATTCATAAAGGATCCTTTGCCCTGCCTAACTATGTTATAGACATTCTGGCCAATGAAGGAGATTAATAAAATTAAATAATCTATTGATATAAACGTGCTGAAAGCTTCCTTATGGGGAGCTTTTTTTCTTTTCCCTATCTAGTGGAAAGAATTAAATACTGCGTTTTTGGAAATATTAAAGAATGTTCTAAAAATAAATAATGATTAGAGATTGGCCCAACCGAAATATGGCTTGAATTTAGTCATATATATTACTATGGAGGGGTGCCAGTGGAACATTCCGTGCAATTAGGAACGCAATATTACCGGGAGAGTATCTGTGCACGTTTACGGGAACTGCGCGACCAAGAAGAGCTTCCTGTTCAAATCATAGAGTTTCAGCAGGGAAAACGCTGGATTATTGACTGTCAGTTTAATGATTCCACGTTAGAAGCAGCAGAAAATAAGGATATGGTCCAAAAAATTCATCGTTATTATTTAGCCAATGCTTTGGCTGATACTATTTTACATCATTGGGAAAAGGATCATGTTGTCAAAATCCTAAAAAAGAGGCACTATTTAAAGCAAGAGAATTGGCAGCTTTTACTTAACAAGGCTTTAGATTATTTAAATAGGGGGCTTGGTCAAGTAAGAGGATATCGAGTTAACCGCAAAACTAATTTGGTTACCCAGATACTGAGTTGCCTTGATGACAGTGCTGTTTTTGATATAGAGGGATTCTTACGTTTCCGAGCTCAGGATTATAAGAATGAAGTCCATAAAGCTGTGGATTTCGCCGTTGATGAGTATATTATTGAAAAAGAATATGAAGAATTCATCCAACTGCTGAAACATTTTGTGGACAGCCAGAAACCAAAGTTGGACTGGCTTCATGTTGGAATGACAGCCCAAGGTAAGTTTCATTTGTATAACAATGACGGGGTAAAAGTGACCCACGAATTCCTTGAGGATTACCAACTGGATAATGTTCATGAGTTAGGATATGAAGACCTGCTGGTTAGTGCATTAATTGCAGTTGCTCCTCGCCAGATTACGTTACATATCCGTTATGACGGCTATAAAGATACACTGCAGACCATTCGCAATGTTTTTGGAGACCGAGTGCAAGACTGTCAAGGATGTTCCCTTTGTGAAAAGTTTTGACAGATATGAGCGTTCTTTGTTATAATACATCTATTCTTTAGTACTATTTGAATAACTTGCATCACATTTAAATTAAAAAACGTTGAAAGGGAGAGTATCTTGAACTTCCTATCGTGTTAGAGAGGAAATGCCTCGGCTGTAAGCATTTCCCACGACTGTTCTGGAGAAAACCACCCTTGAGTGTTGGGCCGAAATAAGTAAGTTCAGCCGTTTCCCGCGTTAAGGGTAATCAAGTGAAAGGAATTAATCGCCTTTCAATTGGGTGGAACCACGGGAGTAAGCTCTCGTCCCTATTTGGGACGGGAGTTTTTTGTTTTATACTAATCAATCAGAAAGTATTAGGAATTTGATTTAGTAAGGAGTGAATACGATGATTCAGATTACTTTAAAAGATGGTTCAATTCGCGAGGTGGAACCAGGGACAACCATTGCAGAATTAGCAGCCTCTATCTCCAGAGGATTAGCCAAGGCCGCCGTTGCCGGAAAAGTAAATGATGAGATGAAAGACCTTTCTTATCAGCTTAATGAAAATGCGGCGGTAGAGATTGTAACTAATGACAGCGATGAGGGATTAGAGGTATTAAGGCATTCTACAGCCCACCTAATGGCGGAAGCCGTAAGGAATTTATTTCCGGGAACAAAATTTGGAATTGGGCCGGCGATTGCCAAAGGATATTACTATGACTTTGATTCTGAACATGTCTTTACTCCCGATGATTTGGCGAAAATTGAAAAAGAGATGAATCGCCTTATTAAAGAGAAGCATGAGTTCAAACGTAAAGAAGTTTCTCGAGAGGAAGCATTGGCTCACTTTAAAGAGTTGGGTGAGATATATAAGGTGGAACTCATTGAGGGGCTTCCTGACGATGCTACCATCTCAATGTACAGTCAAGGCAACTTTACGGATCTTTGTGCAGGACCCCATCTGCCCTCTACTGGGAATATTAAGGCTTTTAAACTCATGAACCTGGCCGGTGCATACTGGCGGGGCAATGAAAAAAATAAAATGCTTCAGCGTATCTATGGAACAGCCTTTACCAAACAGGCTGACCTGGATGATTATCTTTATAAATTGGAAGAAGCAAAGCGGAGAGATCATCGCAAACTGGGTCTGGAGCTGGATCTCTTTAGCTTACACGATGAAGGTCCAGGATTCCCATTCTTTCATCCCAAAGGCATGATCTTACGCAATGAGCTGGAGGATTTTTGGAGGAAGGAACACCGCAGGCGCGGCTATCAAGAGATAAAGACCCCGATTATTTTGAACCGCTCCATGTGGGAGCAATCAGGGCATTGGGATCATTACAAAGAGAATATGTATTTCACGGAAATTGATGATCAGGATTATGCAGTAAAACCCATGAACTGCCCCGGCGGCATGATTATGTATAAGACCAAGATGCGAAGCTACCGTGATCTGCCCATAAGGATGGGAGAACTTGGCTTAGTACACCGGCACGAGTTGTCAGGAGCTCTCCATGGATTGCTGCGAGTTCGTAACTTTACTCAGGATGATGCGCATATTTTCATGCTCCCAAGTCAGATCAAGGAAGAACTTCTGGGTGTTATTGAACTTGTAGACTACTTCTACAAAGTCTTTGGTTTTGAATATCACGTTGAGCTGTCCACCCGCCCTGAAGATTCCATGGGATCGGATGAGGACTGGGAACTTGCAACCAAGTCACTTCAAGAAGCTTTAGAAGAGAAGGGTATCGATTATAAGATTAACCCTGGCGACGGAGCCTTCTACGGGCCAAAGATTGATTTTCACGTCCAGGATTCCTTAGATAGAACTTGGCAGTGCGGCACAATCCAACTGGATTTCCAAATGCCGGAGAAATTTGATCTGTCCTATATCGGGGAAGATGGTCAAAAGCACCGTCCGGTTATGATTCATCGCGTTGTTTATGGAAGTATCGAGCGCTTTATTGCCCTTCTCACTGAGCATTACGCAGGGGCTTTCCCAGTGTGGCTGGCACCGGTACAGGTACGCATTCTGCCAATTAGTGAGCGGCACCATGATTATGCCAAATCTCTTGCCTCCCGTCTCAATGACCTGGATATACGAGTAGAAACGGATGAACGCAAAGAAAAGATTAATTACAAAATCAGAGAAGCCCAGACTGAAAAAATCCCCTTTACTTTGGTTGTTGGAGACCAAGAAGCAGAATCGAACACAGTGGCCGTTCGACGCTATGGTCAAGGAAATGCCGGCGTAAAAATGTCGATGGATGAGTTTATTCCCCTTATTCAAGATGAGATTAAGAGTAAGAAAATGTTGAAAGACAATCTTAAAGAAGAATAAGAAACTTTATCGAGGGATTGAGAAGATAAGGAATTGACAAGAGAGAGTTTTTCATGTATGATGTTTGATGTCAAGTAGAAGCCATCCGCTTCTCACCTTACGACAGGCGTTAGTAAGGTATCTTCTGGTCCTGAGCTTAGTGTTTGCTTTGTGATTGTTTAGAAGACGGGTGGTGATAGACCCGTCTTTTTTGTTGGCTGAATTAAAATTTTATGGAGGTGGTTTGTTATTAGCAAGGACTTAAGAATCAATGACGAAATCCGAATCAGGGATGTTCGTCTCGTCGGTGAAGAAGGGGAACAACTGGGGATCATGCCCACCAGAGATGCGATGAACCTTGCAATCGAAAAATCACTGGATCTTGTTGAGATTGCGCCAACGGCCAAGCCCCCGGTATGTAAATTGATGGATTATGGCAAGTACAAGTATGAGCAAGCTAAGCGAGACAAAGAGGCTCGTAAAAAGCAAAAAAGCATGGAAATCAAAGAAGTCAAATTACGTCCCAACATTGAGGATCATGACTTCGAGACTAAAGCCCGCAACGCCCAGCGCTTTCTCCAAGATGGGGATAAAGTAAAGGTGACGATAATGTTCCGCGGCCGTGAAGTGACCCACCCTGAGCTAGGTAGAACATTATGTGTCAGACTTGCAGAGTTTTGTAAAGCAGAGTCTACAATAGAGCGTGAACCAAAACTAGAGGGTCGAAATATGATTATGATTTTAGCTTCAGCAAAACACGATTAATAGCAAAAGGGGGATAACGCAATGCCTAAAATGAAAACACACCGCGGCGCAGCAAAGCGCTTTAAGAAAACCGGAACGGGCAAAATTGTCCGTAATCATGCCTTCACAAGCCACATTCTGGAGAAAAAATCTCCTAAAAGAAAAAGAAATTTACGTAAATCAACAGTTATGCACAAAAGCGATGCCAAACGGATTGCTAGTATCGTAGCTTATTTATAATACTTGAGGTATAAAGGAGGTCTTCGGAATGGCCCGTGTAAAAAAAGGCGTAACCAAACATCAACGCCACAAAAAGATATTAAAGTTAGCAAAAGGATATCGTGGAGGAAAGAGCAAACTTTACCGTCCAGCCAATGAACAAGTCTTAAAATCCTTAGCCTATTCTTACGCTCACAGAAAAGACAAAAAAGGTAATTTCCGCAAGCTTTGGATTGCCAGAATCAATGCCGCTGCCCGTATGAATGGATTATCCTATAGCCGCATGATGAATGGTTTGAAAAAAGCCGGAGTTTCTGTTAACCGTAAAATGTTGGCTGAACTTGCAATAAGCGATGCAGCTGCATTTGCAGAAATTGTTAATGTCGCTAAAAGTGCAAACCAAAAGATTAGCTAAGGAGGGTGCTATGCATCCTCTTTTTCCATACTATTAGAAAGTAAGAGCAGCTGTGGCGGAGGTGGCAAAATGATTGAGTCTTTACAAAACGAGCAGGTAAAGTATGTAGCCTCTTTGCAAAGGCGTAAAGCCCGTGAGGAAGCTCAATTGTTTGTGATTGAAGGCTGGCGGTTTGTTGAAGAGGGAGTACACAGAAATGCGGCCATAAAAAAGGTTTTTGTTTGCTTAGAACGTAACCCCATAGAATGGCAAACTCTGCGTGTAATGCTT
This Desulfosporosinus orientis DSM 765 DNA region includes the following protein-coding sequences:
- the infC gene encoding translation initiation factor IF-3 — protein: MSKDLRINDEIRIRDVRLVGEEGEQLGIMPTRDAMNLAIEKSLDLVEIAPTAKPPVCKLMDYGKYKYEQAKRDKEARKKQKSMEIKEVKLRPNIEDHDFETKARNAQRFLQDGDKVKVTIMFRGREVTHPELGRTLCVRLAEFCKAESTIEREPKLEGRNMIMILASAKHD
- a CDS encoding aminotransferase class I/II-fold pyridoxal phosphate-dependent enzyme; this translates as MHLEKQGKAPIYEALLKYKSMRVVPFDVPGHKQGKGNPELTEFLGEKCLSVDVNSMKPLDNLVHPVSVIKEAEELAADAFGAHHAFFMVNGTTSAVQAMIMSVCKRGEKVIMPRNVHRSAINALIISGAIPVYVNPGVNKKLGIPLGMSINDVKKAIEENPDAKAIFINNPTYYGICSDLKSITELAHRHDMYVLVDEAHGSHFYFGPNMPVNAMAAGADMAAVSMHKTGGSLTQSSFLLKGERLSTGHVRQTINLTQTTSGSYLLLASLDISRRNLALGGKSIFEKATALANYAREEINKIGGYYAFSTELINGDSVYDFDQTKLSIHTRDIGLAGIEVYDILRDDYGIQIELGDIGNILAIISVGDRALALERLVSSLSEIKRLYIRDKSGMLDHEYINPEVVLAPQQAFYSDQRSVAIKDSIGRISGEFVMCYPPGIPILAPGERITGEIIDYIAYAKAKGSSLTGTEDMSIENIRVLEE
- the ytxC gene encoding putative sporulation protein YtxC — encoded protein: MEHSVQLGTQYYRESICARLRELRDQEELPVQIIEFQQGKRWIIDCQFNDSTLEAAENKDMVQKIHRYYLANALADTILHHWEKDHVVKILKKRHYLKQENWQLLLNKALDYLNRGLGQVRGYRVNRKTNLVTQILSCLDDSAVFDIEGFLRFRAQDYKNEVHKAVDFAVDEYIIEKEYEEFIQLLKHFVDSQKPKLDWLHVGMTAQGKFHLYNNDGVKVTHEFLEDYQLDNVHELGYEDLLVSALIAVAPRQITLHIRYDGYKDTLQTIRNVFGDRVQDCQGCSLCEKF
- the speE gene encoding polyamine aminopropyltransferase, giving the protein MELWYTEEQTDSVRFSIKVDKPLYTGKSEFQRIDVFHSKEFGNFFTLDGLIMVTEKDEFIYHDMIVHVPMATNLKIKNVLVIGAGDGGTVRELTRYDSIENIDMVEIDKMVVDVCREYFPQTTCKLDDPRVHLYFEDGLRFIRSKENIYDLIIVDSTDPFGPGEGLFTKEFYGNCYKALKEDGILVNQHESPYYEEYAKSMQKAHKRIKELFPVCRVYQAHIPSYPSGHWLFGFASKTYDPLTDIDEQAWNSLGIKTKYYNTDIHKGSFALPNYVIDILANEGD
- the rplT gene encoding 50S ribosomal protein L20, coding for MARVKKGVTKHQRHKKILKLAKGYRGGKSKLYRPANEQVLKSLAYSYAHRKDKKGNFRKLWIARINAAARMNGLSYSRMMNGLKKAGVSVNRKMLAELAISDAAAFAEIVNVAKSANQKIS
- the thrS gene encoding threonine--tRNA ligase, whose translation is MIQITLKDGSIREVEPGTTIAELAASISRGLAKAAVAGKVNDEMKDLSYQLNENAAVEIVTNDSDEGLEVLRHSTAHLMAEAVRNLFPGTKFGIGPAIAKGYYYDFDSEHVFTPDDLAKIEKEMNRLIKEKHEFKRKEVSREEALAHFKELGEIYKVELIEGLPDDATISMYSQGNFTDLCAGPHLPSTGNIKAFKLMNLAGAYWRGNEKNKMLQRIYGTAFTKQADLDDYLYKLEEAKRRDHRKLGLELDLFSLHDEGPGFPFFHPKGMILRNELEDFWRKEHRRRGYQEIKTPIILNRSMWEQSGHWDHYKENMYFTEIDDQDYAVKPMNCPGGMIMYKTKMRSYRDLPIRMGELGLVHRHELSGALHGLLRVRNFTQDDAHIFMLPSQIKEELLGVIELVDYFYKVFGFEYHVELSTRPEDSMGSDEDWELATKSLQEALEEKGIDYKINPGDGAFYGPKIDFHVQDSLDRTWQCGTIQLDFQMPEKFDLSYIGEDGQKHRPVMIHRVVYGSIERFIALLTEHYAGAFPVWLAPVQVRILPISERHHDYAKSLASRLNDLDIRVETDERKEKINYKIREAQTEKIPFTLVVGDQEAESNTVAVRRYGQGNAGVKMSMDEFIPLIQDEIKSKKMLKDNLKEE
- the rpmI gene encoding 50S ribosomal protein L35; protein product: MPKMKTHRGAAKRFKKTGTGKIVRNHAFTSHILEKKSPKRKRNLRKSTVMHKSDAKRIASIVAYL